From the genome of Naumannella halotolerans, one region includes:
- a CDS encoding dynamin family protein: MTEPEAPLPSAREQPALEPAVPAAAAVRPGLISAVDRARGRLAALALPLAGAGVDQARRQRRSVIDQIDDYLLPRLRADGAPLLVVVGGSTGAGKSTLVNSLLGAPLTTPGVLRPTTRSPVLVFHPADAPWFAPERILPGLQRVHTRTVSPGAGAVPAPDRDGTRTEDVRSLRLAPFPAMPPGLALLDAPDIDSVETANRELAGQLLAAADLWLFVTTAARYADAVPWELLGDAARRHAQIALVIDRVDPGSELAVVGDLRRMMDAHDLGPAPLFSVPESALDDQGLLPERAVAEIAGWLSDLGGDAGARDQVALATRDGVIGDLAGSLRQLASAADEQYASAERLLQIVDSAYDDARAKVVEATADGAMLRGEVLARWQDFVGASAFIRSIDRGVGRVRDGLRSFLRGGEPSARPVELAIAHGLEAVMIDALESARERVRSAWRSDPAGSGLLVDASATAGVTGVSTAELRSTVAEQIRGWQADVLEIVSEQGAAKRGLARGLSFGVNGLGVALMLVVFASTGGLTGVEVGIAGGTALAAQKLLEAVFGDDAVRRLAKEAAERLNARLQAVLDADAAIARTAVAALGLTAVAGDELRQAADALEAADADERAGRRAQLPAEGVQRPGPVLRGAGLRGQPELEAPVSTEVVVAEEDERPGFWRRLFGGGR, encoded by the coding sequence GTGACCGAGCCAGAAGCACCGTTGCCGAGTGCGCGGGAGCAGCCCGCCCTGGAGCCGGCCGTACCGGCTGCCGCAGCGGTACGGCCCGGCCTGATCAGCGCCGTCGACCGTGCCCGCGGTCGGCTCGCCGCACTCGCGCTGCCGTTGGCCGGGGCCGGGGTCGACCAGGCCCGTCGGCAACGCCGATCGGTGATCGACCAGATCGACGACTATCTGCTGCCCCGGTTGCGGGCCGACGGTGCACCGTTGCTGGTGGTGGTCGGCGGGTCCACCGGAGCCGGTAAGTCGACTCTGGTGAACTCCCTGCTCGGGGCGCCGCTGACCACCCCGGGTGTGCTGCGCCCGACCACCCGCTCGCCGGTGCTGGTCTTCCACCCCGCCGATGCTCCGTGGTTCGCACCGGAACGGATCCTGCCCGGACTGCAACGGGTGCACACCCGTACCGTCTCGCCCGGTGCCGGAGCTGTCCCGGCACCGGACCGCGACGGCACCCGGACCGAGGACGTACGGTCCCTGCGGTTGGCCCCCTTCCCGGCCATGCCGCCCGGGCTGGCGCTGCTCGACGCACCCGACATCGACTCGGTGGAGACCGCCAACCGGGAACTCGCCGGGCAGTTGCTCGCCGCCGCCGACCTGTGGCTCTTCGTCACCACCGCCGCCCGCTACGCCGATGCCGTGCCGTGGGAACTGCTCGGTGACGCCGCCCGCCGACATGCCCAGATCGCGCTGGTCATCGATCGGGTCGATCCGGGCTCGGAACTGGCCGTGGTGGGCGACCTGCGGCGGATGATGGACGCCCACGACCTGGGCCCGGCGCCGTTGTTCTCGGTACCCGAGAGCGCACTCGACGACCAAGGTCTGCTGCCGGAACGGGCGGTCGCCGAGATCGCCGGCTGGCTGAGTGACCTCGGCGGTGATGCCGGTGCCCGGGACCAGGTCGCGCTCGCCACCCGCGACGGGGTGATCGGTGATCTCGCCGGATCCCTGCGGCAGCTCGCCAGTGCCGCCGATGAGCAGTACGCCTCGGCCGAGCGGTTGTTGCAGATCGTCGACAGCGCCTACGACGACGCCCGGGCGAAGGTGGTCGAGGCCACCGCCGACGGTGCCATGCTGCGCGGGGAGGTGCTGGCGCGGTGGCAGGACTTCGTCGGCGCGAGTGCTTTCATCCGCTCCATCGACCGCGGCGTCGGCCGGGTACGCGACGGTCTGCGTTCCTTCCTGCGCGGTGGTGAGCCGTCGGCCAGACCGGTCGAGCTGGCGATCGCCCACGGACTCGAAGCGGTGATGATCGACGCCCTGGAGAGTGCCCGGGAGCGGGTGCGTTCGGCCTGGCGCTCGGACCCCGCCGGGTCCGGTCTGCTGGTCGACGCCTCGGCGACCGCCGGGGTGACCGGGGTCAGTACCGCCGAACTCCGCTCCACCGTCGCCGAGCAGATCCGCGGTTGGCAGGCCGATGTGCTGGAGATCGTCAGCGAACAGGGTGCGGCCAAACGTGGCCTGGCTCGCGGTCTCAGCTTCGGTGTCAACGGCCTCGGTGTGGCCCTGATGTTGGTGGTCTTCGCCAGCACCGGCGGGCTGACCGGGGTGGAGGTCGGTATCGCCGGCGGTACGGCGCTCGCCGCGCAGAAACTGTTGGAGGCCGTCTTCGGTGATGATGCCGTGCGCCGCCTGGCCAAGGAGGCGGCCGAACGGCTGAACGCCCGGTTGCAGGCGGTGCTGGACGCCGATGCCGCGATCGCCCGTACCGCGGTCGCTGCGCTCGGGCTGACCGCAGTCGCCGGTGACGAACTGCGGCAGGCGGCCGACGCGCTCGAGGCCGCCGATGCCGACGAGCGGGCCGGTCGGCGTGCCCAGCTGCCCGCCGAAGGGGTGCAACGACCCGGCCCGGTGTTGCGCGGTGCGGGCCTGCGCGGACAGCCCGAACTCGAAGCACCGGTCTCGACCGAGGTGGTCGTCGCCGAGGAGGACGAACGCCCCGGATTCTGGAGACGGCTGTTCGGCGGGGGACGCTGA